The Lysobacter gummosus genome includes a region encoding these proteins:
- the tig gene encoding trigger factor, with protein sequence MQVSLESLGSLERRLTFSLPAENLENQVGGRLREIARGAKIKGFRPGKVPTKVIEQRFGAQVRAEILDGMLRESFSNAVREEKLQIAGNPRIEPAVESGETLSYIATFEVVPDFGDIDVGKLEITRHTAEVTDTDIDAMIENLRLQRRTLTTVERPAQEGDVVEVETWTEVDGVRLPAEGAEYGSTQIGSGAMFKPLEDAMVGVKAGEEKIAEVEFPADWRAAEVAGKKANVHLKLNHVSEPVLPDVDDAFIKSFGVKSGDAEQFRNDIRTNLERELKGALMTRLRREVGEQLVKAYEAVEMPPKLVENEARDMVWQTVEQARRQGRQIEAPADAHLNYMDAARQRVLVGLLVGEIARRNELRLEPKRVNETLRLIASTYEEPQQVIDLYRNDQQLMAGLQNRVMEEQVIDWIAERAQHTEQPLSFSEAIRPS encoded by the coding sequence ATGCAAGTTTCGCTCGAATCGCTGGGCTCGCTGGAACGCCGACTGACCTTCAGCCTCCCGGCCGAGAATCTGGAAAATCAGGTCGGCGGCCGCCTGCGCGAAATCGCGCGCGGCGCCAAGATCAAGGGCTTTCGCCCGGGCAAGGTACCGACCAAGGTCATCGAGCAGCGCTTCGGCGCCCAGGTCCGCGCCGAAATCCTCGATGGCATGCTGCGCGAAAGCTTCAGCAACGCCGTGCGCGAAGAAAAGCTGCAGATCGCGGGCAACCCGCGCATCGAGCCGGCGGTGGAAAGCGGCGAGACGCTTTCGTACATCGCCACCTTCGAAGTCGTGCCGGATTTCGGCGACATCGACGTCGGCAAGCTGGAGATCACCCGCCACACCGCGGAAGTGACCGACACCGACATCGACGCGATGATCGAAAACCTGCGCCTGCAGCGCCGCACCCTGACCACGGTCGAGCGTCCGGCGCAGGAAGGCGACGTGGTCGAAGTGGAAACCTGGACCGAAGTGGACGGCGTGCGTCTGCCGGCCGAGGGCGCCGAGTACGGCAGCACCCAGATCGGCTCGGGCGCGATGTTCAAGCCGCTGGAAGACGCCATGGTCGGCGTCAAGGCCGGCGAAGAGAAGATCGCCGAAGTCGAGTTCCCGGCCGATTGGCGCGCCGCTGAAGTCGCCGGCAAGAAGGCCAACGTGCACCTCAAGCTCAACCACGTCTCCGAGCCGGTGCTGCCGGACGTGGACGATGCCTTCATCAAGAGCTTCGGCGTGAAGAGCGGGGATGCCGAGCAGTTCCGCAACGACATCCGCACCAACCTGGAGCGCGAGCTCAAAGGCGCGCTGATGACCCGTCTGCGCCGCGAAGTCGGCGAGCAGCTGGTCAAGGCCTACGAAGCGGTGGAAATGCCGCCGAAGCTGGTCGAGAACGAAGCCCGCGACATGGTCTGGCAGACCGTCGAGCAGGCCCGCCGCCAGGGCCGCCAGATCGAAGCGCCGGCCGACGCTCACCTGAACTACATGGACGCCGCCCGCCAGCGCGTGCTGGTCGGCCTGCTGGTCGGCGAGATCGCCCGCCGCAACGAGCTGCGCCTGGAGCCCAAGCGTGTCAACGAGACCCTGCGCCTGATCGCCTCGACCTACGAGGAGCCGCAGCAGGTGATCGACCTGTACCGCAACGACCAGCAGCTGATGGCCGGCTTGCAGAACCGGGTGATGGAAGAGCAGGTGATCGACTGGATCGCCGAGCGCGCCCAGCACACCGAACAGCCGCTGTCGTTCAGTGAAGCGATCCGCCCGAGCTGA
- the pip gene encoding prolyl aminopeptidase — translation MRELYPEIEPYQTHRLAVSDLHELHVEECGNPDGLPVVFLHGGPGAGVSPYHRRFFDPKRYRIVLFDQRGAGKSTPHAELRDNTTQHLVADIETIRAHFGIERWVVFGGSWGSTLSLAYAQAHPERVLGLVLRGIFLGRPGELRWFNELDGGARWVFPERWAHYLAHIPEEEHDNLTEAYWRRLDSDDPAVRLAAALAWGYWEGGSTTLIHDPEEPGNLEQPDVAISLARAEAHYFRHDIFLEPDQLLRDVGRIRHIPATIVHGRYDMICPVKSAVDLSAAWPEAQLRIVLAGHSAADPAIVDVLVTATDALADRFG, via the coding sequence GTGCGCGAGCTATACCCCGAGATCGAGCCGTACCAGACCCATCGCCTCGCCGTCAGCGATCTGCACGAGTTGCACGTGGAAGAATGCGGCAATCCCGACGGCCTGCCGGTGGTGTTCCTGCACGGCGGCCCCGGCGCGGGCGTGTCGCCTTATCACCGCCGCTTCTTCGATCCCAAGCGCTATCGCATCGTGTTGTTCGATCAGCGCGGCGCCGGCAAGTCCACGCCGCATGCCGAGCTCCGCGACAATACGACGCAGCATCTGGTCGCCGATATCGAAACGATCCGCGCGCATTTCGGCATCGAACGCTGGGTGGTGTTCGGCGGCTCGTGGGGCTCCACGCTCTCGCTCGCCTACGCGCAGGCCCATCCCGAACGCGTGCTCGGCCTGGTGCTGCGCGGAATTTTCCTGGGTCGGCCGGGCGAGTTGCGCTGGTTCAACGAACTCGACGGCGGCGCGCGCTGGGTCTTCCCGGAACGCTGGGCGCATTACCTGGCGCACATCCCGGAAGAAGAGCACGACAACCTGACCGAAGCCTACTGGCGCCGGCTCGACAGCGACGACCCGGCGGTGCGCCTGGCCGCGGCGCTGGCCTGGGGCTATTGGGAAGGCGGCAGCACCACCTTGATCCACGACCCGGAAGAACCGGGCAATCTCGAACAACCGGACGTGGCGATCAGCCTCGCCCGCGCGGAAGCGCACTACTTCCGCCACGACATCTTTCTGGAGCCGGATCAGCTGCTGCGCGATGTCGGCCGCATCCGCCATATTCCGGCGACGATCGTGCACGGGCGCTACGACATGATCTGCCCGGTCAAGAGCGCGGTCGATCTGTCCGCGGCGTGGCCGGAAGCGCAGCTTCGCATCGTGCTCGCGGGCCACAGCGCGGCCGACCCGGCGATCGTCGATGTGCTGGTGACCGCCACCGACGCCCTGGCCGACCGCTTCGGCTGA
- a CDS encoding DUF2268 domain-containing putative Zn-dependent protease (predicted Zn-dependent protease with a strongly conserved HExxH motif), which yields MPKPLRSMVLLAALAAPVFAHAQPQRGPEIRIDDVTRFYALYDATGGHPTVEQIQNDYLAKGTQSLSEFAAARRVTAQRIAEQLASDPAMYENAKQCLTALPAVKRRLVATFRKLSSLYPQARFPPVAIVVGRGKPVGITNPAGVTIGLEALCSADVMNPNREDRFVHVIAHEYAHIQQRAPTDFEKGDPNATVLRLAMAEGVAELIAQITSGNVANARHAEWTRGKEAQIEGRFVREMDGTDLSDWFFNYRKGSDEPYDLGYWVGYRIAKSYYLRADDRKAALKRLIELDDPKAFLAQSGWTPGMQLPASADGGD from the coding sequence ATGCCGAAACCTTTGCGCTCGATGGTCCTTCTCGCAGCGCTCGCGGCGCCTGTTTTCGCCCATGCGCAGCCGCAGCGCGGGCCGGAAATCCGCATCGACGATGTCACCCGCTTCTATGCCTTGTACGACGCCACCGGCGGCCATCCGACCGTTGAGCAGATCCAGAACGATTACCTCGCCAAGGGCACGCAGAGCTTGAGCGAATTCGCCGCGGCCAGGCGCGTCACCGCGCAGCGCATCGCCGAGCAGCTGGCCAGCGATCCTGCGATGTACGAAAACGCCAAGCAGTGCCTGACCGCGCTGCCGGCGGTCAAGCGCCGGCTCGTGGCGACGTTCCGAAAGCTGTCGTCCCTGTATCCCCAGGCCCGGTTTCCGCCGGTGGCCATCGTGGTCGGCCGCGGCAAGCCGGTGGGAATCACCAATCCCGCCGGCGTCACCATCGGCCTGGAAGCGCTGTGCTCGGCGGATGTCATGAATCCGAATCGGGAAGATCGCTTCGTCCATGTGATCGCGCACGAATACGCCCATATCCAGCAGCGCGCGCCCACCGATTTCGAGAAAGGCGATCCCAACGCCACGGTGCTGCGCCTGGCCATGGCCGAAGGCGTGGCCGAACTCATCGCGCAGATCACTTCGGGCAATGTCGCCAATGCGCGCCATGCCGAGTGGACGCGCGGCAAGGAGGCGCAGATCGAGGGCAGGTTCGTGCGCGAAATGGACGGCACCGATCTGTCCGACTGGTTCTTCAATTATCGCAAGGGCTCTGACGAACCCTACGATCTGGGTTACTGGGTCGGCTATCGGATCGCGAAGTCGTATTACCTGCGGGCCGACGATCGCAAGGCCGCGCTCAAGCGTCTGATCGAACTCGACGATCCCAAAGCGTTTCTGGCGCAGAGCGGATGGACGCCGGGCATGCAATTGCCGGCCTCGGCCGACGGCGGGGACTGA
- a CDS encoding Bax inhibitor-1/YccA family protein: MMRSGNPALKESTFLDLGTGNVVRGGDQVMTLNGTVNKTGFLLLLTVLTASFAWSQVQITEHGVVGGAPYLWGGAIGGLILALITTFKKTWAPVTAPLHALVQGFFLGAVSSIFEARFPGIVIQAVMLTFGTLFALLAAYRTGLIKATENFKLGVVAATGGIALLYLASIVLRMFNINIPYIHDSGIIGIGFSLFVVVVAALNLVLDFDFIETGVEQGAPKYMEWYGAFGLMVTLVWLYIEFLRLLSKLQSRN, from the coding sequence ATGATGCGCAGCGGCAATCCCGCATTGAAGGAATCCACCTTCCTCGACCTCGGCACCGGCAACGTGGTGCGCGGCGGCGATCAGGTGATGACCCTGAACGGTACGGTCAACAAGACCGGCTTCCTGCTCCTGCTGACGGTGCTCACCGCGTCGTTCGCCTGGAGCCAGGTGCAGATCACCGAACATGGCGTGGTCGGCGGGGCGCCGTACCTGTGGGGCGGCGCGATCGGCGGCCTGATCCTGGCCCTGATCACCACCTTCAAGAAGACCTGGGCGCCGGTGACCGCGCCGTTGCACGCGCTGGTCCAGGGCTTCTTCCTCGGCGCCGTGTCCTCGATCTTCGAAGCGCGCTTCCCGGGCATCGTGATCCAGGCGGTGATGCTGACCTTCGGCACCTTGTTCGCGCTGCTGGCCGCCTACCGCACGGGCCTGATCAAGGCGACGGAGAACTTCAAGCTCGGCGTGGTCGCGGCCACCGGCGGCATCGCCCTGCTCTATCTGGCGTCGATCGTGCTGCGGATGTTCAACATCAACATTCCGTACATCCACGACTCGGGGATCATCGGGATCGGCTTCAGCCTGTTCGTGGTGGTGGTGGCCGCGCTCAACTTGGTGCTGGACTTCGACTTCATCGAAACCGGCGTCGAGCAAGGCGCGCCGAAGTACATGGAGTGGTACGGCGCGTTCGGCCTGATGGTCACGCTGGTGTGGCTGTACATCGAGTTCCTGCGCCTGCTGTCGAAGCTGCAGTCGCGCAACTGA
- the rsfS gene encoding ribosome silencing factor, with translation MTSQAQVIKTQLPNPPPPIELLLKTVHAAVEELKAKDVVEIDVRGKSSVTDFMVVASGTSTRHVKSIANEVVKFAKNLDVMPLGVEGEREAEWVLVDLGDVVVHVMLPRVREFYALERLWTVGDQPPPPEGYEGKFETDDEDRF, from the coding sequence TTGACCAGTCAAGCCCAAGTCATCAAGACCCAGCTGCCGAACCCGCCGCCGCCGATCGAACTCCTGCTCAAGACGGTCCACGCTGCGGTCGAAGAACTCAAGGCCAAGGATGTCGTCGAAATCGATGTGCGCGGCAAGAGCAGCGTTACCGATTTCATGGTCGTCGCCTCCGGCACCTCGACCCGCCACGTCAAGTCGATCGCCAACGAAGTGGTCAAATTCGCGAAGAATCTCGACGTCATGCCGCTGGGCGTGGAAGGCGAGCGCGAGGCCGAATGGGTGCTGGTCGATCTCGGCGACGTGGTCGTGCACGTCATGCTGCCGCGCGTGCGCGAATTCTACGCGCTCGAGCGCCTGTGGACGGTCGGCGACCAGCCGCCGCCGCCGGAAGGCTACGAAGGCAAGTTCGAGACCGACGACGAAGATCGCTTCTGA
- the nadD gene encoding nicotinate-nucleotide adenylyltransferase gives MSLLVFYGGTFDPIHDGHLAIARAARDALAARVRLMPAADPPHRAPPGASAEHRARMLDLAVAGEPDLIVDRRELRRDGPSYSVETLREIRAEVGPEQPLALLVGADSFLDLPKWREWQALFELAHFVVAERPGSPLDNERVEAIAANRETAEVEALRGAPAGRVYRLHQPLHAESASQVRQLIAAGQAWQPFVPAPVAAYIERHGLYGVPIQRGAVV, from the coding sequence ATGAGTCTGCTCGTTTTCTACGGCGGCACCTTCGATCCGATCCACGACGGCCATCTGGCCATCGCCCGCGCCGCGCGCGACGCGCTGGCCGCGCGGGTGCGGCTGATGCCGGCCGCCGATCCGCCGCATCGCGCGCCGCCCGGCGCCAGCGCCGAACACCGCGCGCGGATGCTGGACCTGGCTGTGGCGGGCGAGCCCGATCTCATCGTCGATCGCCGCGAACTGCGCCGCGACGGCCCGTCCTACAGCGTCGAGACCCTGCGCGAAATCCGCGCCGAAGTCGGCCCGGAACAGCCGCTGGCGCTGCTGGTCGGCGCCGACAGCTTTCTCGACCTGCCCAAATGGCGCGAATGGCAGGCTTTGTTCGAGCTGGCCCATTTCGTCGTCGCCGAACGTCCCGGCAGCCCGCTCGACAACGAACGCGTCGAAGCCATCGCAGCCAACCGCGAGACGGCCGAAGTGGAGGCCTTGCGCGGCGCGCCGGCCGGGCGGGTCTATCGCCTTCACCAGCCGCTGCACGCCGAATCGGCCAGCCAGGTCCGCCAGCTGATCGCCGCCGGACAGGCCTGGCAGCCGTTCGTGCCGGCGCCGGTGGCCGCCTACATCGAACGCCATGGTTTGTACGGGGTCCCGATCCAGCGCGGAGCGGTGGTCTGA
- the holA gene encoding DNA polymerase III subunit delta translates to MELTPERLLAQLDQEALRPVYLIAGPEPLRVLEAADAVRASARKQGIAEREIFEAEGNQREPDWNAMSASFRAPSLFASRRLLELRLPTGKPGKEGAEVISDFCADPPGDVSLLITAGEWSKQHGGKWSETVAKVGHVAVAWAIKPHELPDWIERRLRARGLRADRDAVQSLADRVEGNLLAAAQEVDKLALLSDGETLTVDRMQALVADAARFDVFRVLDAAMNGQGAQVSRMLAGLRAEGEAVPALLGMVVMELQRTAALARVAARGGNIASEFKAQRIWDSKQPMYRRALQRHDARRWEGLLAQAGRVDRMAKGREAGDAWVALERLLLAVAEPRALRLLSVSAV, encoded by the coding sequence ATGGAACTCACCCCCGAGCGCCTGCTCGCCCAGCTCGACCAGGAAGCGCTGCGTCCGGTCTATCTGATCGCCGGCCCGGAACCGCTGCGCGTGCTCGAAGCCGCCGACGCGGTGCGCGCATCCGCGCGCAAGCAGGGCATCGCCGAGCGCGAAATCTTCGAAGCCGAAGGCAACCAGCGCGAGCCCGACTGGAACGCGATGTCGGCCTCGTTCCGCGCCCCCAGCCTGTTCGCCAGCCGGCGCCTGCTGGAACTGCGCCTGCCCACCGGCAAGCCGGGCAAGGAAGGCGCCGAGGTCATCAGCGACTTCTGCGCCGATCCGCCGGGCGATGTCAGCCTGCTGATCACCGCGGGTGAATGGAGCAAGCAACACGGCGGCAAATGGAGCGAAACCGTGGCCAAGGTCGGGCATGTGGCCGTGGCCTGGGCGATCAAGCCGCACGAACTGCCGGACTGGATCGAACGACGCCTGCGCGCGCGCGGCCTGCGCGCCGACCGCGACGCGGTGCAGAGCCTGGCCGACCGGGTCGAAGGCAATCTGCTCGCCGCCGCGCAGGAAGTGGACAAGCTCGCGCTGTTGTCCGACGGCGAAACCCTCACCGTCGATCGCATGCAGGCCCTGGTCGCCGATGCCGCGCGCTTCGACGTGTTCCGGGTGCTGGACGCGGCCATGAACGGGCAGGGCGCGCAAGTCTCGCGCATGCTCGCCGGCCTGCGCGCCGAGGGCGAAGCGGTGCCGGCCCTGCTCGGCATGGTGGTGATGGAACTGCAGCGCACCGCCGCCTTGGCGCGGGTCGCCGCCCGCGGCGGCAACATCGCCTCTGAATTCAAGGCGCAGCGGATCTGGGACTCCAAGCAGCCCATGTACCGCCGCGCCCTGCAGCGTCACGACGCGCGCCGCTGGGAAGGGCTGCTGGCCCAGGCCGGACGGGTCGATCGCATGGCCAAGGGCCGCGAAGCCGGCGACGCCTGGGTGGCGCTGGAACGCCTGCTGCTGGCGGTGGCCGAGCCGCGCGCGCTGCGCCTGCTCTCGGTTTCGGCCGTCTGA
- the lptE gene encoding LPS assembly lipoprotein LptE: MTPRSLLTRTSLAALVLTLSACGFQLRQALVLPPDLGPVRVVSADRYSPLAESLAQALTRAGAVPAQPDSSEVAVLDLLSERWGDTPAALDELGRVQEYSLRYAVVFELRKADGKALVPRQSIELSRDYVSNPTNAIGTEGEREILMREMRREMSAAVLRRVGAVSERR; encoded by the coding sequence ATGACGCCTCGCTCCCTTCTTACCCGCACGTCGCTCGCCGCGCTCGTGCTGACCCTGTCGGCCTGCGGATTCCAGCTGCGCCAAGCCCTGGTCCTGCCGCCCGACCTCGGTCCGGTGCGGGTGGTCTCGGCCGACCGCTACAGCCCGCTGGCCGAATCGCTGGCCCAGGCCCTGACCCGCGCGGGTGCCGTGCCGGCGCAGCCGGATTCGAGCGAAGTCGCCGTCCTCGACCTGCTGTCCGAGCGCTGGGGCGACACCCCGGCCGCGCTCGACGAACTCGGCCGCGTGCAGGAATACAGCCTGCGCTACGCGGTGGTGTTCGAACTGCGCAAGGCCGACGGCAAGGCGCTGGTCCCGCGCCAGAGCATCGAGCTGTCGCGCGACTACGTGTCCAACCCGACCAATGCCATCGGCACCGAAGGCGAGCGCGAAATCCTGATGCGCGAAATGCGCCGCGAGATGAGCGCCGCGGTGCTGCGCCGGGTCGGCGCGGTCAGCGAACGGCGTTGA
- a CDS encoding glutathione S-transferase family protein, which yields MPAILYCHPDSGFSYKAALALRLLGIDFEQRHVNIRIPRDQRSQEFRDLAAHGEIPVLLIDGLVLCQSNVILDYLAIRQDALGEGARRFDGADTEQRLHVREWLSWEANRISLNLAHSRYGRQFGSYDAAVLAWYDRRSIADLDRLQQQLSQTPWLAGPAATIADVACMGYLCFTQEPWAQDAGVAMQSWRHRWPALEAWYQRLLALPGAQSAQELFAGYELRY from the coding sequence ATGCCCGCAATCCTCTACTGCCACCCCGATTCCGGCTTCAGCTACAAAGCCGCACTCGCCCTGCGCCTGCTGGGCATCGACTTCGAACAGCGCCACGTCAACATCCGCATCCCGCGCGACCAGCGTTCGCAGGAATTCCGCGACCTCGCCGCGCACGGCGAAATCCCGGTGCTGCTGATCGACGGTCTGGTGTTGTGCCAGTCCAACGTGATCCTGGATTACCTCGCCATCCGCCAGGACGCCCTGGGCGAGGGCGCGCGCCGCTTCGACGGCGCCGACACCGAGCAGCGCCTGCACGTGCGCGAATGGCTGTCGTGGGAAGCCAACCGCATCAGCCTCAACCTCGCCCATTCGCGCTACGGCCGCCAGTTCGGCAGCTACGATGCGGCCGTGCTGGCGTGGTACGACCGCCGCTCCATCGCCGATCTCGACCGCCTGCAGCAGCAACTGAGCCAGACGCCTTGGCTGGCCGGGCCGGCAGCGACCATCGCCGACGTGGCCTGCATGGGGTACCTGTGCTTCACGCAAGAGCCCTGGGCGCAGGACGCCGGCGTCGCCATGCAGTCCTGGAGGCACCGCTGGCCGGCGCTGGAGGCCTGGTACCAGCGCCTGCTGGCGCTGCCGGGCGCGCAGAGCGCGCAAGAGCTGTTCGCCGGGTACGAACTGCGCTACTGA
- the leuS gene encoding leucine--tRNA ligase: MAFEPGLIEAAAQRFWDGTRAFEVDERSDKPKYYCLSMLPYPSGALHMGHVRNYTIGDVISRYKRMTGFNVLQPMGWDAFGLPAENAAIKNNTAPAKWTYANIAHMKAQLKTMGYAIDWSREFATCTPDYYVHEQRMFVRLMKQGLAYRKNSVVNWDPVDQTVLANEQVIDGRGWRTGALVEKREIPQWFLKITDYAQELLDGLDTLPGWPDAVKTMQRNWIGRSEGLEIRFDVRDEAGNPVEPLTVFTTRPDTLMGATFVSIAAEHPLAVHAAQTDADLAAFIAELRKGGVSEAELETQEKRGRDTGLRAIHPVTGEEVPVFVANFVLMNYGTGAVMAVPGHDQRDWEFAKRYHLPIKTVIVPDAVRDALAEIAGDMSRHKDPMSSALGSAPSVDVYETSAAVQVVEEFQTAIQEQGPWTERGWLVNSGEYDGMDFQQSLDALAARFEAEGRGNRRVNFRLRDWGVSRQRYWGCPIPVILCAKCGDVPVPEDQLPVVLPEDVEFSGVASPIKADPQWRKTTCPSCGGAAERETDTFDTFMESSWYYARYTSPGAAQQVDERAKYWTPVDQYIGGIEHAILHLMYFRFYHKLMRDQGLVNSDEPATNLMTQGMVIAETFYRILPNGGFDWINPADVEIKRDDRGRITGAVLKADGEPVQIGGIEKMSKSKNNGVDPQLMVGKFGADTVRLFSMFAAPPDQSLEWNEAGVEGMARFLRRLWVAVHKHAADGAAPSLDLAGLDGAQKTLRRQLHEAIQKVGDDYGRRHSFNTAIAAVMELLNHLSKFDDASDNGRALRQEALTAIVLLLNPITPHTSHALWQVLGHGETLLEDLTFPQADPSAMTRDSVTLAVQVNGKLRGTIEVAVNLPKDEVERLALAEPNVVKYMEGLTVRKVIVVPGKIVNIVAS, from the coding sequence CTGGCCTTCGAGCCCGGCCTGATCGAAGCCGCCGCGCAACGTTTCTGGGACGGCACGCGCGCGTTCGAGGTCGATGAGCGCTCGGACAAGCCCAAGTACTACTGCCTGTCGATGCTGCCGTACCCCTCCGGCGCGCTGCACATGGGCCACGTGCGCAACTACACCATCGGCGACGTGATCAGCCGCTACAAGCGCATGACCGGCTTTAATGTGCTGCAGCCGATGGGCTGGGACGCGTTCGGCCTGCCGGCGGAAAACGCCGCGATCAAGAACAACACCGCGCCGGCGAAGTGGACCTACGCCAACATCGCCCACATGAAGGCGCAGCTCAAGACGATGGGCTATGCCATCGACTGGTCGCGCGAATTCGCCACCTGCACGCCGGACTACTACGTCCACGAGCAGCGCATGTTCGTGCGGCTGATGAAGCAAGGCCTGGCCTACCGCAAGAACTCGGTGGTGAACTGGGACCCGGTGGATCAGACCGTGCTGGCCAACGAGCAGGTCATCGACGGCCGCGGCTGGCGCACCGGCGCCTTGGTCGAGAAGCGCGAAATCCCGCAGTGGTTCCTGAAGATCACCGACTACGCGCAGGAACTGCTCGACGGCCTGGACACGCTGCCGGGCTGGCCGGATGCGGTCAAGACCATGCAGCGCAACTGGATCGGCCGCAGCGAAGGCCTGGAAATCCGTTTCGACGTGCGCGACGAAGCCGGCAACCCGGTCGAGCCGCTGACCGTGTTCACCACGCGTCCGGACACGCTGATGGGCGCGACCTTCGTGTCGATCGCCGCCGAGCACCCGCTGGCCGTGCACGCCGCGCAGACCGACGCCGACCTGGCCGCCTTCATCGCCGAACTGCGCAAGGGCGGGGTGTCCGAAGCCGAACTGGAAACTCAGGAGAAGCGCGGCCGCGATACCGGCCTGCGCGCGATCCACCCGGTCACCGGCGAAGAAGTGCCGGTGTTCGTGGCCAACTTCGTGCTGATGAACTACGGCACCGGCGCGGTCATGGCCGTGCCCGGCCACGATCAGCGCGACTGGGAATTCGCCAAGCGCTATCACCTGCCGATCAAGACCGTGATCGTGCCCGACGCGGTGCGCGACGCGCTGGCGGAAATCGCCGGCGACATGAGCAGGCACAAGGACCCGATGAGCAGCGCGCTGGGCAGCGCGCCGTCGGTGGACGTGTACGAAACCAGCGCCGCGGTGCAGGTGGTCGAAGAGTTCCAGACTGCGATCCAGGAGCAGGGCCCGTGGACCGAGCGCGGCTGGCTGGTCAATTCGGGCGAATACGACGGCATGGATTTCCAGCAGTCGCTCGATGCGCTGGCGGCGCGGTTCGAAGCCGAAGGCCGCGGCAACCGCCGGGTCAACTTCCGTCTGCGCGACTGGGGCGTGAGCCGCCAGCGTTATTGGGGCTGCCCGATCCCGGTGATCCTGTGCGCCAAGTGCGGCGACGTACCGGTGCCGGAAGACCAGTTGCCGGTGGTGCTGCCGGAAGACGTGGAATTCAGCGGCGTGGCCTCGCCGATCAAGGCCGACCCGCAGTGGCGCAAGACCACCTGCCCGAGCTGCGGTGGCGCGGCCGAGCGCGAAACCGACACCTTCGACACCTTCATGGAGTCGAGCTGGTACTACGCCCGCTACACCTCGCCGGGCGCGGCCCAGCAGGTGGATGAGCGCGCCAAGTACTGGACGCCGGTGGACCAGTACATCGGCGGCATCGAGCACGCGATCTTGCACCTGATGTACTTCCGCTTCTATCACAAGCTCATGCGCGACCAGGGCCTGGTCAACAGCGACGAGCCGGCGACCAACCTGATGACCCAGGGCATGGTGATCGCGGAGACCTTCTACCGCATCTTGCCCAACGGCGGTTTCGACTGGATCAACCCGGCCGATGTCGAGATCAAGCGCGACGACCGCGGCCGCATCACCGGCGCGGTGCTCAAGGCCGATGGCGAGCCGGTGCAGATCGGCGGCATCGAGAAGATGTCCAAGTCGAAGAACAACGGCGTCGATCCGCAGTTGATGGTCGGCAAGTTCGGCGCCGACACGGTGCGCCTGTTCTCGATGTTCGCCGCGCCGCCGGACCAGTCGCTGGAATGGAACGAGGCCGGCGTCGAAGGCATGGCGCGGTTCCTGCGCCGTCTGTGGGTGGCGGTGCACAAGCACGCCGCCGACGGCGCCGCGCCGTCGCTCGACCTGGCCGGGCTGGATGGCGCGCAGAAGACGCTGCGCCGGCAGCTGCATGAAGCGATCCAGAAGGTCGGCGACGATTACGGCCGCCGCCACAGCTTCAACACCGCGATCGCCGCGGTGATGGAACTGCTCAATCATTTGTCCAAGTTCGACGATGCCAGCGACAACGGCCGCGCGCTGCGTCAGGAAGCCCTGACGGCGATCGTGCTGCTGCTCAACCCGATCACCCCGCACACCAGCCACGCGCTGTGGCAGGTGCTGGGGCACGGCGAGACCTTGCTGGAAGACCTGACGTTCCCGCAGGCCGATCCGTCGGCGATGACGCGCGATTCGGTGACGCTGGCAGTGCAGGTCAACGGCAAGCTGCGCGGCACCATCGAGGTTGCGGTGAATCTGCCCAAGGATGAGGTCGAGCGCTTGGCGCTGGCCGAGCCGAACGTGGTCAAGTACATGGAAGGGCTGACCGTGCGCAAGGTGATCGTGGTGCCGGGGAAGATCGTCAATATCGTTGCTTCGTAA